A single window of Vigna radiata var. radiata cultivar VC1973A chromosome 4, Vradiata_ver6, whole genome shotgun sequence DNA harbors:
- the LOC106758238 gene encoding uncharacterized protein LOC106758238 encodes MYKKARTLGNKPNWLGDDTWNAVLEKWNMPLYRQKCEIAKKNRTSEKGGCLHTGESISVHEHAIRLSQELGRAVHVDEIFQQTHIRQSTGDFVDERSETASVGGSTCSPLDPAEEERXRNQCWLDAAGGRYKGRVYGIGNVGSKDDCVDSYIRQTQASSSTQQPNSEEIDKLKSQVQQYGQQIQMVQGFLGVLLPFLPPSAAAAAQQFLNFPNSQVQNETPNDQQAPNQQPPNQPDDGNDHMRH; translated from the exons ATGTATAAAAAAGCTAGAACTCTAGGAAACAAACCTAATTGGCTGGGGGATGATACTTGGAATGCAGTTCTGGAAAAGTGGAACATGCCACTTTATAGACAAAAGTGTGAAATAGCTAAGAAGAATCGGACATCTGAAAAGGGTGGTTGTTTACACACTGGAGAATCTATTAGCGTGCATGAGCATGCTATTCGTTTG TCACAAGAGCTTGGTCGGGCTGTGCAtgttgatgaaatatttcaacAAACACATATTCGTCAATCAACAGGGGACTTTGTGGATGAAAG ATCTGAGACTGCATCCGTTGGTGGCTCAACATGTAGTCCCCTAGACCCTGCGGAGGAGGAGAGATTNAGAAACCAATGTTGGTTAGATGCTGCTGGTGGAAGATACAAGGGACGTGTATATGGCATTGGAAATGTCGGTTCCAAAGATGATTGTGTCGATAGTTACATCCGACAGACACAAGCATCTTCTTCCACTCAGCAACCAAATTCAGAAGAAATTGATAAACTTAAATCGCAGGTACAACAATATGGCCAACAAATTCAAATGGTTCAGGGCTTTCTTGGTGTCCTCCTTCCATTCCTTCCACCTTCGGCTGCCGCAGCTGCAcaacaatttttaaactttcCAAATTCTCAAGTTCAAAATGAAACACCTAATGACCAGCAAGCTCCAAACCAGCAACCACCAAATCAACCAGACGATGGAAATGATCATATGCGTCATTAG